One window of the Arthrobacter sp. D5-1 genome contains the following:
- the rplU gene encoding 50S ribosomal protein L21: MVYAIVRAGGRQEKVSVGDYVTLNRVPGGAGSTLELPALLLVDGDKVTSAAAELANVKVTAEILEDLRGPKIVIQKFKNKTGYRKRQGHRQELTKIKITSIA, translated from the coding sequence GTGGTGTACGCGATTGTCCGCGCAGGCGGCCGCCAAGAAAAAGTTTCCGTTGGAGACTACGTAACGCTTAACCGCGTCCCCGGTGGAGCCGGCAGCACGCTTGAGCTGCCCGCCTTGCTCCTGGTTGACGGCGATAAGGTCACCTCCGCAGCTGCGGAACTGGCCAACGTCAAGGTGACGGCTGAGATCCTCGAGGACCTCCGTGGTCCGAAGATCGTCATCCAGAAGTTCAAGAACAAGACCGGCTACCGGAAGCGTCAGGGTCACCGTCAGGAACTGACCAAGATCAAGATCACCAGCATCGCGTAA
- the nadD gene encoding nicotinate-nucleotide adenylyltransferase, with the protein MGGTFDPIHHGHLVAASEVAAKFGLDEVVFVPTGQPWQKSHKLVSEPEHRYLMTVIATASNPRFTVSRVDVDRPGPTFTIDTLRDLRAQRPDADLFFITGADALAQILSWKDVDELWSLAHFVGVTRPGHELNDLGRTDDVSLLEVPAMAISSTDCRIRVGAGNPVWYLVPDGVVQYIAKYGLYAPQPVAGELTPALSGSDDQARTE; encoded by the coding sequence ATGGGTGGAACATTTGATCCAATCCATCACGGCCACCTTGTGGCTGCCAGTGAAGTAGCAGCCAAGTTCGGACTCGACGAAGTGGTTTTCGTGCCGACGGGACAGCCGTGGCAGAAGTCGCACAAACTTGTCAGCGAGCCGGAGCACCGGTACCTGATGACAGTGATTGCCACGGCATCCAACCCACGGTTCACTGTCAGCCGGGTTGACGTTGACCGTCCCGGCCCAACGTTCACCATAGACACCCTGCGTGATTTGCGGGCCCAGCGTCCTGACGCGGACCTGTTCTTCATCACCGGTGCGGACGCCTTGGCCCAGATCCTGTCCTGGAAAGATGTGGACGAGTTGTGGTCGTTGGCGCACTTCGTCGGGGTGACCCGTCCCGGACATGAACTGAACGACCTCGGACGGACTGATGACGTCAGCTTGCTCGAAGTTCCGGCTATGGCGATCTCCTCAACGGATTGCCGGATCCGCGTGGGCGCAGGCAATCCCGTCTGGTACCTGGTGCCGGACGGAGTGGTGCAATACATCGCAAAATATGGTCTGTACGCGCCCCAGCCCGTGGCAGGGGAGCTGACGCCCGCACTGTCCGGATCAGACGACCAAGCACGTACTGAATGA
- the obgE gene encoding GTPase ObgE, whose amino-acid sequence MASFVDRVVLHVSGGTGGHGCVSVKREKFKPLGGPDGGNGGNGGDVILRVSAQTTTLLDYHHAPHRHATNGGPGMGDWRGGKNGETLILPVPDGTVVKTKDGEVLADLVGEGTEYVAAAGGQGGLGNASLSSQKRRAPGFALLGIEGESSDIVLELKSIADIALVGFPSAGKSSLIAAMSAARPKIADYPFTTLIPNLGVVQAGEVRFTIADVPGLIEGASEGKGLGHNFLRHVERCAALVHVLDCGTLESDRDPLSDLAIIEAELEKYAVDMSYAGVDGEVVPLNERPKLVVLNKVDLPDGKDMAEFVRPDLEARGYRVFEVSATSHEGLRQLGFAMAEIVKAARDAVAIAPPMVAPPVLRPRAVNESGFKIRREEKNLEPLFRVLGEKPVRWVKQTDFTNEEAIGYLADRLAKLGVETELFKVGAKPGDTVVIGEDDGVVFDWEPTMMAGAELLATPRGTDIRVADIGDRPTRSQKRDEQIERREAKAAARAELEAERKAGIWTESVSGRRAQTVRESTLDAGDDD is encoded by the coding sequence GTGGCGAGCTTTGTAGACCGGGTAGTCCTGCACGTATCCGGCGGAACCGGCGGCCACGGCTGTGTCTCTGTAAAGCGGGAGAAGTTCAAGCCCCTCGGTGGCCCCGACGGCGGCAACGGCGGCAATGGCGGCGATGTCATCCTCCGGGTGTCCGCCCAGACCACCACGCTGCTGGACTACCACCATGCACCCCACCGCCACGCCACCAATGGTGGCCCGGGCATGGGCGACTGGCGCGGTGGCAAGAACGGCGAGACCCTGATTCTTCCGGTCCCCGACGGCACCGTCGTCAAGACCAAGGACGGCGAAGTCCTGGCCGACCTCGTGGGTGAGGGTACTGAATACGTCGCAGCTGCCGGCGGCCAAGGCGGCCTGGGCAACGCTTCCCTTTCCTCCCAGAAGCGCCGAGCGCCGGGCTTTGCCCTGTTGGGCATCGAAGGCGAATCCAGCGACATCGTCCTGGAACTGAAGTCCATTGCGGACATCGCGTTGGTCGGCTTCCCCTCTGCCGGCAAGTCCAGCCTGATCGCAGCCATGTCTGCTGCCCGGCCGAAGATCGCCGATTACCCGTTCACCACCCTCATTCCCAACCTGGGCGTGGTCCAGGCGGGAGAAGTCCGTTTCACCATTGCCGATGTCCCCGGTTTGATCGAGGGTGCCAGCGAAGGCAAGGGACTCGGGCACAACTTCCTGCGGCACGTTGAACGGTGTGCGGCATTGGTGCACGTCCTTGACTGCGGAACCCTGGAGTCGGACCGGGATCCCCTGTCCGATCTCGCCATCATTGAGGCCGAGCTGGAGAAGTACGCGGTTGACATGAGTTACGCCGGTGTTGACGGCGAAGTTGTTCCCCTGAACGAGCGCCCCAAGCTGGTTGTCCTCAATAAGGTTGACCTGCCCGATGGCAAGGACATGGCTGAGTTCGTTCGTCCCGACCTGGAAGCGCGGGGTTACCGCGTGTTCGAAGTCTCGGCAACCAGCCACGAGGGCCTGCGCCAGCTCGGATTTGCCATGGCGGAGATCGTCAAGGCAGCGCGCGATGCCGTGGCAATCGCACCCCCCATGGTTGCACCGCCGGTTCTGCGGCCCCGTGCGGTCAACGAGTCCGGTTTCAAGATCCGCCGCGAAGAAAAGAACCTCGAGCCGCTGTTCCGCGTTCTGGGCGAAAAGCCTGTGCGCTGGGTCAAGCAGACCGACTTCACCAACGAGGAAGCCATCGGCTATCTTGCCGACCGTCTGGCTAAGCTGGGCGTGGAAACTGAGCTCTTCAAGGTTGGCGCCAAGCCTGGCGACACCGTGGTCATCGGTGAAGACGACGGCGTGGTGTTCGACTGGGAGCCCACCATGATGGCCGGCGCCGAACTCCTGGCAACCCCCCGCGGTACCGACATCCGCGTTGCGGACATTGGCGACCGTCCTACACGTTCGCAGAAGCGCGATGAGCAGATTGAGCGCCGCGAAGCCAAGGCCGCCGCCCGTGCCGAGCTTGAAGCAGAACGCAAGGCCGGCATCTGGACCGAATCCGTCAGCGGCCGCCGCGCACAGACCGTGAGGGAGAGCACCCTGGACGCCGGTGATGACGACTAG
- the rsfS gene encoding ribosome silencing factor, with product MSAHEQSITLARHAARAAADKLAEDIVALDVSERLALTDIFLIASAPTERQVNAIVDGIEEELLKQDLRPVRREGRSEGRWVLLDYADIVIHVQHAEDRVFYALERLWKDCPVVDLELGDDASAKAVSAEDSEH from the coding sequence GTGTCTGCACATGAACAATCCATCACCCTCGCCCGTCACGCAGCGCGTGCAGCGGCCGATAAGCTCGCCGAAGACATTGTTGCGCTTGATGTGAGCGAGCGCTTGGCGCTTACTGACATCTTCCTTATCGCGTCTGCTCCCACTGAGCGCCAGGTTAACGCAATCGTCGATGGCATCGAGGAAGAACTGCTCAAGCAGGATCTCCGTCCCGTGCGTCGTGAGGGCCGCTCCGAAGGCCGTTGGGTCTTGCTGGATTATGCGGACATCGTAATCCACGTCCAGCACGCAGAAGATCGCGTGTTCTATGCACTGGAGCGCCTCTGGAAGGACTGCCCTGTGGTGGATCTGGAGCTCGGTGACGATGCCTCCGCCAAGGCTGTTTCCGCGGAGGACTCAGAGCACTAG
- the proB gene encoding glutamate 5-kinase codes for MTTRTVDVPATGEGLERQALATAKRIVVKVGSSSLTSIKGGISEKSLAGLVDALADKRNAGTEIILVSSGAIAAGLAPLGLAKRPKDLATQQAAASVGQGLLMARYTQAFSAHGVTVSQVLLTADDLMRRTQHTNAFRALDRLLNLGVVPVVNENDTVATHEIRFGDNDRLAALVAHLVRADALVLLSDVDALYDGPPSQGAKRIPLVQGPQDLEDVTIGKAGKAGVGTGGMMTKVEAASIAAGSGIHALVTSTANAAAALAGEDVGTWFSVNGNRKPVRLLWLAHLATVQGRLMLDDGAVKAVRERHRSLLPAGISEVSGDFEAGDPVEMVAHDGTVLARGLVNYSSEELPRMLGRTTQELGQAMGRGYDREVVHVDDLVLLRTPRSSKLGA; via the coding sequence ATGACGACTAGGACCGTCGACGTTCCGGCCACGGGCGAAGGCCTTGAACGCCAGGCCCTCGCCACCGCCAAGCGGATTGTGGTCAAGGTGGGGTCCTCTTCCTTGACCAGCATCAAGGGCGGTATCTCCGAGAAATCCCTTGCGGGACTGGTGGACGCCCTGGCGGACAAGCGCAACGCCGGCACCGAGATCATTCTGGTCTCTTCGGGGGCCATCGCTGCGGGCCTGGCACCTTTGGGACTGGCCAAGCGACCCAAGGACCTGGCAACGCAACAGGCTGCCGCCAGTGTAGGCCAAGGATTGCTGATGGCCCGCTACACACAGGCATTCAGTGCCCACGGCGTCACCGTCAGCCAAGTGCTGCTGACCGCGGATGACCTCATGCGCCGCACGCAGCACACCAACGCTTTCAGGGCGTTGGACCGCCTGCTCAACCTTGGCGTGGTGCCAGTGGTCAACGAGAACGACACCGTGGCCACGCACGAGATCCGCTTCGGTGACAACGACCGGCTGGCCGCTTTGGTAGCCCACCTGGTCCGCGCGGATGCGCTGGTACTGCTGTCCGACGTCGATGCCCTCTATGACGGTCCGCCGTCCCAGGGTGCCAAGCGTATTCCGTTGGTTCAGGGTCCTCAGGACCTTGAGGACGTCACCATCGGCAAGGCCGGTAAGGCCGGCGTCGGAACCGGTGGAATGATGACCAAGGTCGAGGCGGCGTCGATCGCTGCCGGCTCGGGTATCCACGCTTTGGTGACGTCAACGGCCAATGCCGCGGCCGCCTTGGCGGGGGAGGACGTGGGGACTTGGTTCTCCGTCAATGGCAACCGCAAGCCGGTGCGCCTCCTGTGGCTGGCGCACCTGGCGACGGTTCAGGGACGCTTAATGCTCGACGACGGCGCTGTTAAAGCAGTCCGCGAACGGCACAGGTCACTCCTTCCCGCGGGCATTTCGGAGGTCAGCGGTGACTTCGAAGCCGGCGATCCCGTGGAAATGGTTGCCCATGACGGAACCGTGCTGGCGCGTGGGCTGGTGAACTACTCTTCGGAGGAACTTCCGCGCATGCTGGGCCGCACTACCCAGGAGCTCGGCCAGGCGATGGGCCGGGGTTACGACCGCGAAGTTGTTCATGTTGATGATCTGGTGCTCCTGCGGACGCCCCGCTCATCTAAACTTGGAGCATGA
- a CDS encoding cupin domain-containing protein: MSVNVVTNLEVKSHNSPDETRRPDKTVLDLVTVGEYTIGRMTFEPGWTWADCIKPVVGTDSCQLSHVGFCVSGKLDVETDDGGQISISAGDSYTIPPGHNAHVVGDEPFQGVEFVSGAEFARPPG, encoded by the coding sequence ATGAGTGTCAATGTTGTCACGAACCTTGAAGTAAAGTCCCACAACTCTCCCGACGAAACGCGCCGCCCGGATAAGACCGTTCTGGACCTCGTCACCGTAGGAGAATACACAATCGGCCGTATGACCTTTGAGCCCGGTTGGACCTGGGCTGACTGCATCAAACCTGTGGTGGGCACCGACTCCTGCCAGTTGAGCCACGTGGGATTCTGCGTTTCCGGCAAGTTGGACGTTGAAACCGACGACGGCGGCCAGATCAGTATCTCTGCCGGCGACTCCTACACGATCCCGCCGGGCCACAATGCCCACGTTGTAGGCGACGAACCGTTCCAAGGTGTCGAGTTCGTCAGCGGCGCCGAGTTCGCCCGCCCCCCTGGATAA
- the thiD gene encoding bifunctional hydroxymethylpyrimidine kinase/phosphomethylpyrimidine kinase: MTSSSYSSVYPLAVCGRETPRVLSIAGSDPSGGAGIQADLKSIAAQGGYGMAAITALTAQNTLGVSAVHVPPVEFLRQQLESISTDIAIDAVKIGMLGDAAVIDEVRSWLESVRPGVVVLDPVMVATSGDRLLRGSAEQALRALLPLADLITPNLPELAMLLGEPEAADWDSALNQGKRLAAECGTTVLVKGGHLAGAECPDALVNTSGLLRQDVIEVAGPRVETKNSHGTGCSLSSALATVQARTGDWEASLREVKPWLLQALLHSDSLDVGQGNGPVHHFHHHQVLRPGQFAAALWKEAAPELEAIYKLSFIDGLQSGDLPEAAFNYYLAQDALYLNGYSRVLARAGALAPTEEEQLFWAKASQQCLEVESELHRNWLSTREASSVTGPVTKSYVDHLLASSATGSYSVVLAAILPCYWLYAEVGQRLHASFVEAGSPAAHPYADWLRTYADEEFAAATRNAINFTDAAAAAASEGERVSMVEAFAQSCRYETAFFDAPRLFA, from the coding sequence TGTGTACCCTCTGGCTGTTTGCGGCCGGGAAACGCCCCGCGTACTGAGTATCGCGGGCTCGGACCCCTCCGGCGGTGCCGGTATCCAAGCTGACCTGAAGAGCATTGCTGCGCAGGGCGGCTACGGCATGGCGGCGATCACCGCGTTGACGGCCCAAAACACGCTGGGCGTCAGTGCTGTCCATGTTCCTCCGGTGGAGTTCCTGCGACAGCAGTTGGAGTCCATCAGCACGGACATCGCCATCGATGCCGTCAAGATCGGCATGCTGGGTGACGCTGCGGTGATCGATGAGGTCCGCAGCTGGCTTGAGTCGGTGCGTCCCGGCGTCGTGGTCCTTGACCCGGTGATGGTGGCCACCAGCGGCGACCGCCTCCTGCGGGGGTCTGCCGAGCAGGCCCTGCGCGCTCTGCTGCCGTTGGCGGACCTTATTACCCCGAACCTCCCGGAGCTTGCCATGCTGTTGGGGGAGCCTGAAGCTGCTGACTGGGATTCGGCGTTGAACCAGGGCAAGCGACTGGCTGCTGAGTGCGGCACCACGGTCCTGGTGAAGGGCGGACACCTGGCAGGGGCGGAATGCCCGGATGCCCTGGTTAACACCAGCGGCCTCCTGCGGCAGGACGTCATCGAGGTAGCCGGACCCCGCGTGGAAACGAAGAACAGCCACGGCACGGGCTGTTCGTTGTCGTCGGCTCTGGCCACGGTCCAGGCCCGCACCGGCGATTGGGAAGCTTCCCTGCGCGAAGTCAAGCCGTGGTTGCTTCAGGCGCTGCTGCATTCGGACAGCCTCGACGTAGGCCAGGGAAACGGGCCGGTCCACCATTTCCACCACCATCAGGTCCTGAGGCCGGGGCAATTCGCCGCGGCGCTGTGGAAGGAAGCTGCTCCGGAGCTCGAGGCAATCTACAAGCTCAGCTTTATTGACGGCCTGCAATCGGGCGACCTCCCGGAGGCTGCGTTCAATTACTACCTCGCGCAGGACGCCCTCTACCTCAACGGGTATTCCAGGGTCCTGGCGCGTGCGGGCGCTCTTGCCCCCACGGAGGAGGAGCAACTGTTCTGGGCCAAAGCGTCACAGCAGTGCCTTGAGGTCGAATCGGAACTGCACAGGAACTGGCTCAGCACCCGAGAGGCATCCTCGGTGACCGGACCCGTCACTAAGTCCTACGTGGACCACCTGCTGGCGTCCTCGGCCACCGGGAGCTACTCCGTGGTGCTGGCGGCCATCCTGCCGTGCTACTGGCTCTACGCAGAGGTGGGCCAGCGGCTCCATGCATCTTTCGTGGAGGCGGGATCCCCGGCGGCGCATCCCTACGCGGACTGGCTCAGGACTTACGCCGATGAAGAGTTTGCTGCAGCCACCAGGAATGCGATCAATTTCACGGACGCCGCTGCAGCGGCAGCTTCCGAGGGGGAGCGGGTATCAATGGTGGAGGCTTTTGCCCAGTCCTGCCGCTACGAAACTGCATTCTTCGACGCTCCCCGGCTGTTCGCCTGA
- a CDS encoding ScbR family autoregulator-binding transcription factor, translated as MQQRAQDTRLAVIEGAARVFAEIGYGNASLADITKRAGVTKGALYFHFTSKRELALAVIDEQHALVQSAGSEIAGSNNTALEKIITLCRMFGQQLLDEPIVQGGIRLTFEASAFQADVSAPYQDWINTTHQLLAQAQTEGDVRADLDAAAFARYLIASFTGVQMVSEVLTARADVMARIEQMWEFMLPTLTSGASTQPQVP; from the coding sequence ATGCAGCAACGTGCGCAGGACACCCGACTGGCAGTCATTGAAGGCGCAGCGCGCGTCTTCGCTGAGATTGGGTACGGAAACGCCAGCCTGGCTGACATCACCAAGCGCGCGGGCGTGACCAAGGGCGCCCTCTATTTCCATTTCACGTCCAAGCGGGAGCTTGCCCTGGCGGTCATCGACGAACAACACGCCTTGGTCCAGTCGGCGGGCTCGGAGATCGCCGGCTCCAACAACACTGCGCTGGAAAAAATCATCACCCTCTGCAGAATGTTCGGGCAGCAGTTGTTGGATGAACCGATAGTCCAAGGTGGTATCCGGCTCACCTTTGAAGCCTCCGCATTCCAAGCTGACGTTTCCGCCCCGTATCAGGACTGGATCAACACCACCCACCAGTTATTGGCTCAAGCCCAGACGGAGGGGGATGTCCGCGCCGATCTGGATGCCGCTGCCTTTGCCCGATACCTGATTGCATCCTTCACCGGAGTCCAGATGGTTTCCGAGGTTCTCACCGCGCGCGCCGACGTTATGGCCAGGATCGAACAAATGTGGGAATTCATGCTGCCAACCCTGACATCAGGCGCTAGCACCCAGCCGCAGGTTCCATGA
- a CDS encoding glutamate-5-semialdehyde dehydrogenase, with protein sequence MTEALTPDAPVISDVSGVAGQTPENPVAGGAPLSPEDVQAAVHAIADRSRKAARRMGQANRAWKDRALRAIGTALVENRKHVLEANAKDVAAGRANGTSAALLDRLTLTPARIDGLVAALENLAGLPDPVGNVVRGQTLPNGLRLRQVNVPMGVVAAIYEARPNVTVDIAGLALKSGNAVILRGGSAAANTNEALVRILREALDSVGLPADAVQTVDQYGREGANVLMRARGRVDVLIPRGGRDLIQTVVTNSAVPVIETGEGNVHIFIDESANEEMAVEILLNAKTQRPSVCNTVETLLVHSGSTVLPAVAKALRSQGVTLHVDERIAAALGRDVETVPADDDDWATEYMDLDLAVAMVDSLDEAVNHIRTWTTGHTEAILTNNLANAEKFIAEVDSAAVIVNASTRFTDGGELGLGAEVGISTQKLHARGPMGLTELTTTKWIVQGEGQVRS encoded by the coding sequence ATGACTGAAGCGCTGACCCCTGATGCCCCTGTGATCTCCGACGTTTCCGGTGTTGCCGGACAAACGCCGGAGAACCCTGTGGCAGGCGGCGCTCCGCTCTCCCCGGAGGATGTCCAGGCCGCCGTTCATGCCATTGCCGACCGTTCCCGCAAGGCTGCCCGCCGGATGGGCCAGGCGAACCGTGCCTGGAAGGATCGTGCGCTCCGTGCCATTGGAACAGCCTTGGTGGAGAACCGGAAGCATGTTTTGGAGGCCAACGCCAAGGACGTTGCCGCAGGCCGCGCCAATGGCACGTCCGCAGCGCTCCTGGACCGCCTCACGCTGACTCCTGCCCGGATCGATGGCTTGGTTGCGGCCCTGGAGAATCTGGCAGGCCTGCCGGATCCCGTAGGCAACGTAGTCCGCGGACAGACGCTCCCCAACGGCCTGCGCCTGCGCCAGGTCAACGTACCCATGGGCGTTGTGGCCGCCATTTATGAGGCCCGCCCGAACGTGACCGTTGATATCGCCGGCTTGGCCCTCAAGAGCGGCAACGCCGTGATTCTTCGTGGCGGGTCAGCTGCGGCGAACACCAATGAGGCTTTGGTGCGGATCCTTCGGGAAGCACTGGATTCGGTGGGCCTGCCGGCCGATGCTGTCCAGACCGTGGACCAGTACGGCCGCGAAGGTGCCAACGTGCTGATGCGTGCTCGCGGGCGCGTGGACGTCCTCATTCCGCGGGGCGGGCGGGACCTCATCCAGACGGTGGTCACCAACTCTGCCGTACCCGTTATTGAGACCGGCGAAGGCAACGTCCACATCTTCATCGACGAGTCCGCGAATGAAGAAATGGCTGTGGAGATCCTCCTCAATGCCAAAACACAGCGTCCCAGCGTCTGCAACACAGTTGAGACCCTGCTGGTGCACTCGGGCTCAACGGTGCTTCCTGCTGTTGCCAAGGCATTGCGGTCACAAGGGGTGACGCTCCATGTGGACGAGAGGATCGCCGCTGCCTTGGGCAGGGACGTCGAAACCGTTCCCGCTGACGACGACGATTGGGCCACCGAATACATGGACCTGGATCTTGCAGTGGCCATGGTGGACAGCCTGGATGAGGCCGTCAACCACATTCGCACGTGGACCACGGGACACACTGAAGCGATCCTCACCAACAACCTTGCCAACGCCGAGAAGTTCATCGCAGAGGTTGATTCCGCTGCCGTGATCGTCAATGCCTCCACGCGCTTTACCGACGGCGGTGAACTGGGCCTCGGCGCCGAGGTGGGCATTTCGACACAAAAGCTGCACGCCCGGGGTCCCATGGGCCTCACGGAGTTGACCACCACCAAGTGGATCGTCCAGGGTGAAGGCCAAGTCCGCAGCTAG
- a CDS encoding class I SAM-dependent methyltransferase, producing the protein MRTSIVTALELETLFGSLSRLPDVEAENLQAYDATDRILLETAAEMVGQETGVVVIGDRYGALTLGALVRLGVGHVRVHQDLVTGRLALERNAAAAGLEGRFTQHGLGPELLGNAGLVLVQLPKSLAELEETAEAVARFAAPDTVMLAGGRVKHMSTGMNSVLEKYFSSVQPQLARQKSRVLIARDPQPVPDTPPFPVVEPLQELGITVCAHGAVFSGARLDIGTRYLLTFLDRMPAARRVVDLGCGTGILATMYARRHEEANVVATDQSAAAVASARGTAAANGVGDRVAVLHDDAMSTLAPGSADLILLNPPFHVGASVHAGAALKMFQAAGRVLAPGGELWTVYNSHLQYRGALERLIGPTSEEGRNPKFTVTRSLKS; encoded by the coding sequence GTGAGAACCTCCATCGTGACGGCATTGGAACTGGAAACCCTGTTTGGCTCCTTGAGCAGGCTCCCGGACGTCGAAGCGGAGAATTTGCAGGCTTACGACGCCACTGACCGGATTTTGCTGGAAACAGCGGCAGAAATGGTAGGCCAGGAAACCGGGGTTGTCGTCATTGGCGACCGTTACGGTGCCCTGACGCTGGGTGCGCTGGTGCGACTCGGCGTCGGGCATGTCCGTGTTCACCAAGACCTTGTCACGGGGCGGCTCGCGTTGGAGCGCAACGCAGCTGCAGCAGGTCTCGAGGGCCGTTTCACACAGCACGGTTTAGGCCCGGAATTGCTCGGCAATGCAGGGCTGGTACTGGTTCAATTGCCGAAGTCGCTCGCTGAGTTGGAGGAAACCGCCGAAGCCGTTGCGCGGTTCGCGGCGCCGGATACGGTGATGTTGGCAGGCGGCCGTGTCAAACATATGTCCACCGGGATGAATTCAGTCCTGGAGAAGTACTTCTCCTCTGTCCAACCGCAACTCGCCCGTCAGAAATCCAGGGTGCTCATTGCCCGGGATCCCCAACCGGTTCCGGACACACCACCATTCCCCGTTGTGGAACCATTGCAGGAGTTGGGAATCACGGTCTGCGCTCATGGCGCAGTCTTCTCCGGAGCCCGCCTGGATATTGGAACGCGTTACCTGCTGACCTTCCTGGACCGGATGCCGGCTGCCCGCCGCGTGGTGGACCTGGGATGTGGCACGGGGATCCTGGCCACTATGTATGCACGGCGCCATGAGGAGGCGAACGTGGTGGCAACGGACCAATCCGCTGCTGCTGTTGCCTCGGCCCGGGGTACGGCGGCGGCCAATGGTGTGGGGGATCGGGTGGCCGTCCTTCATGATGACGCGATGTCCACGCTTGCACCCGGCAGCGCGGACCTCATCCTGCTGAACCCGCCGTTTCATGTAGGGGCAAGTGTCCATGCAGGCGCTGCGCTGAAGATGTTCCAGGCCGCCGGACGTGTGCTGGCGCCAGGTGGGGAGTTGTGGACCGTCTACAACAGTCACTTGCAGTACCGGGGTGCGCTGGAACGGCTTATTGGACCTACGTCGGAGGAAGGCCGCAACCCCAAATTCACGGTGACACGCAGCCTCAAATCCTGA
- the rpmA gene encoding 50S ribosomal protein L27, with the protein MAHKKGASSTRNGRDSNAQYLGVKRFGGQVVSAGEIIVRQRGTHFHPGAGVGRGGDDTLFALQAGSVEFGTRRGRRVVNIVAAAAAE; encoded by the coding sequence ATGGCACACAAAAAAGGCGCGAGTTCCACTCGCAACGGTCGTGACTCCAACGCACAGTACCTGGGCGTCAAGCGCTTCGGTGGTCAGGTAGTCTCCGCAGGCGAAATCATCGTTCGCCAGCGTGGCACGCACTTCCACCCCGGTGCAGGCGTTGGTCGCGGTGGCGACGACACCCTGTTCGCCCTGCAGGCCGGCTCGGTTGAGTTTGGTACTCGCCGCGGACGTCGCGTAGTGAACATCGTTGCTGCTGCAGCTGCAGAGTAA
- a CDS encoding ROK family protein — protein sequence MGDFNLTVILEAIRRSAQGLSRVELAQIVGLSPQTISNISRRLLDQKLIVEAGKEGSGPGKPRTILRLNPAGMYAVGVHLDPAVITFVVLDLLGDVVRHSRMSTPGGDPAGVITSIAAQIKVLVEESGVDASKIAGLGVAVPGPIDLDEGSVVEPPLLTRWNRVRIREALSEATGLETLVDKDVTSAAVAETWAGGASGAGSFVFMYMGTGIGCGIVLNDEVVRGTSGNAGEIGHIVVDPSGPLCDCGLHGCVKSSCIPQVLVAEAEAAGVLDGHREGADGPEVQERFAALCDQADAGNQKAIAILDKSATLVARAVSVVTNTLDVERVVFGGPFWGRMSPYFLERVPELLDRNNAARMIHDLEVVGTGVGEDVGAIGAACLVLEHMLAPRAQRLLLEG from the coding sequence ATGGGGGACTTCAATCTGACCGTCATTCTGGAGGCGATCCGGCGGTCAGCGCAGGGACTCAGCCGCGTGGAGCTGGCACAGATTGTTGGACTTTCCCCCCAAACCATTTCCAATATTTCCCGGCGCCTGCTGGATCAAAAGCTGATCGTCGAAGCCGGCAAGGAAGGATCGGGGCCGGGCAAGCCGCGGACCATCCTTCGGTTGAACCCGGCTGGGATGTACGCCGTCGGTGTCCATCTGGACCCGGCCGTCATCACTTTCGTGGTCCTTGACCTGTTGGGCGACGTCGTCAGGCATTCCCGGATGTCCACCCCTGGCGGGGACCCCGCCGGCGTGATCACCAGCATCGCCGCGCAAATCAAGGTCCTGGTCGAAGAATCGGGCGTGGACGCATCCAAGATCGCTGGTCTTGGCGTTGCCGTCCCTGGACCGATTGACCTGGATGAAGGCTCTGTAGTGGAGCCGCCCCTGCTGACCAGGTGGAATCGGGTGCGTATCCGCGAGGCCCTGAGCGAAGCCACCGGGCTGGAGACCCTGGTTGACAAGGACGTCACCAGTGCAGCTGTTGCTGAGACCTGGGCCGGAGGCGCGAGCGGCGCCGGCAGCTTTGTTTTTATGTACATGGGTACCGGCATCGGTTGCGGAATCGTGCTCAACGATGAAGTAGTGCGTGGAACCTCCGGCAACGCCGGCGAAATCGGCCACATCGTGGTTGATCCTTCCGGACCTTTGTGCGATTGCGGACTGCACGGATGCGTTAAGTCCTCCTGCATCCCTCAGGTCCTGGTGGCCGAAGCCGAAGCAGCCGGTGTCCTGGACGGTCACCGTGAGGGGGCAGACGGCCCCGAGGTCCAGGAACGTTTTGCAGCGCTGTGCGACCAAGCCGACGCCGGGAACCAAAAAGCCATTGCCATTCTGGACAAATCGGCCACCCTTGTGGCTCGTGCCGTGTCCGTAGTGACCAATACCCTGGATGTGGAGCGCGTGGTTTTCGGTGGACCCTTCTGGGGCCGTATGTCGCCCTACTTCCTGGAGCGGGTTCCGGAACTGCTGGACAGGAACAATGCCGCCCGCATGATCCATGACCTGGAAGTTGTAGGCACGGGAGTGGGCGAGGACGTGGGCGCCATCGGTGCAGCATGTCTCGTCCTGGAGCACATGCTGGCACCGCGGGCCCAGCGGCTCCTTCTGGAAGGCTGA